One window of Magallana gigas chromosome 2, xbMagGiga1.1, whole genome shotgun sequence genomic DNA carries:
- the LOC117681250 gene encoding uncharacterized protein → MKKDPGCPALKRSCNKCGNVGHFEKMCKTGNSNKHSKRKPSRYRVRTVDVNDDSSHDTEDVQEQYAFSISSSGSKDSFVHVTVGGVLVNLLVDSGATVNVMRQKLWESLKEAPGILGKDTAVKLGLLKLELANVNSVNDRKTELMSKFPLCFTGIGKLKDYRLKIPIDPEVTPVVQPLRRIAYHLRKKLEKKLDELVQQGIIEKVEAPSPWVSPVVAVPKRNDIRLCVDMRKANQAVMRERYPLPTVEEVLGRFIPNLATIAEPLRKLTRNNVPFKWEYEQTKDFEELKKQLAQPETLGYFDPSAQTIVVTDASPVGLGGVLVQKQGSEYRVIMYANRSLSDVERRYSQTEKEALRIVWGCERFHMYLIGSKLELWTDHRPLECIFSPRSKPSARIERWVLRLQSFDYVVKYISGKRNIADSLSRLLSRPTENSSEQNGIEVYVHSIALAATPIALSTKEIERASETDEEL, encoded by the exons ATGAAGAAGGACCCTGGGTGTCCGGCATTGAAGCGCTCCTGTAACAAGTGTGGGAATGTCGGACATttcgaaaaaatgtgcaaaactGGAAACTCAAACAAACATTCCAAACGAAAACCGTCAAGGTATAGAGTACGAACTGTTGATGTGAATGATGATTCGAGCCATGATACCGAGGATGTTCAGGAACAGTATGCATTTAGTATAAGTAGCAGTGGATCAAAGGACAGTTTTGTTCATGTAACTGTAGGTGGAGTACTGGTGAATTTGTTAGTTGACTCTGGAGCAACTGTCAACGTCATGCGGCAGAAGTTATGGGAATCTCTGAAG GAGGCACCTGGTATTCTGGGGAAGGACACAGCTGTGAAACTTGGACTTTTGAAGCTTGAGTTAGCTAATGTTAACAGTGTAAATGACAGAAAAACTGAATTGATGTCGAAGTTTCCATTGTGTTTTACTGGCATTGGAAAACTGAAGGACTATCGTCTGAAGATTCCGATTGATCCGGAGGTGACACCTGTGGTACAGCCCCTTAGACGAATCGCATATCACCTGAGGAAAAAATTGGAGAAGAAGCTTGATGAGCTAGTACAACAGGGCATCATAGAGAAGGTTGAAGCACCAAGTCCATGGGTCTCGCCAGTTGTTGCTGTGCCTAAGAGAAATGACATTCGATTATGTGTGGACATGAGAAAAGCAAACCAAGCTGTCATGCGTGAGCGATACCCTTTACCTACCGTGGAAGAAGTTCT TGGTCGTTTTATTCCAAACTTGGCGACTATTGCGGAACCACTCAGAAAGCTGACAAGAAACAATGTTCCGTTTAAGTGGGAGTACGAACAAACTAAGGACTTTGAAGAGTTGAAGAAACAACTAGCCCAGCCTGAAACTTTAGGATATTTTGATCCGTCTGCACAAACCATTGTAGTTACAGATGCGAGTCCAGTAGGTCTAGGAGGTGTTCTTGTTCAGAAACAAGGTTCAGAATATCGAGTCATAATGTATGCAAACAGAAGTTTGTCTGATGTGGAGAGGAGATATTCGCAAACAGAGAAAGAGGCATTGAGAATCGTCTGGGGATGTGAAAGGTTTCATATGTATCTCATCGGATCCAAATTGGAGTTATGGACAGACCACCGTCCCCTGGAGTGTATTTTCTCACCAAGGTCCAAGCCGAGTGCTAGGATTGAACGATGGGTTCTTCGCTTACAATCATTTGACTATGTAGTGAAATACATCTCAGGAAAACGAAACATTGCAGATTCATTGTCAAGATTGCTCTCTAGACCAACTGAAAATTCATCAGAACAAAATGGAATCGAAGTCTATGTGCACAGTATTGCGTTAGCAGCTACTCCGATAGCGCTGTCCACCAAGGAAATTGAACGCGCGTCAGAAACGGATGAAGAACTGTGA